A genomic region of Limnohabitans curvus contains the following coding sequences:
- a CDS encoding ATP-dependent DNA helicase, with amino-acid sequence MSHPLRDLVQEAFAPLGVLARATDQFSPRQGQTDMALAVADVVAHGGSLVVEAGTGVGKTFAYLVPALLSGERVLLSTATKALQDQLYARDLPRLVQALNLPIRLALLKGRSSYLCTHRMELARRDTQIPDRHTVHLLSRVETWSLSTRTGDLAELPGLDERSPLIPLITSNRENCLGSQCPKFKTCHVNAARREALGADVVVINHHLFFADMAVRETGMAELLPSVRVVIFDEAHQLNEVGVNFLGHQLGTAQLLDVTRDMLATGLQLARGLADWQDVCSGLERAARELRLIGGKRPGAVKLRWTEDAPEGIHPGVWEQSLQDVGAACVQALQALDTVSEIAPDFMRLHDRVAEIAKRVDAFLNPCAPDAVRWMDVSASQMRLMEAPLDIAQTVRERLMKQASVIADDVNPEEPPPWHDEPSLEETFVAHHDADSATHEDDATASPFDGAFPMRPVEDARPRSWVFTSATLGDDPRLRWFTEPCGLESATVLRVSSPFDYPAQASLYVPRDIVRPNDPAHSAQVATIASDAVRRLGGRTLVLTTTLRALRAIGDVMKQQLEGSAIEVLVQGEWPKRHLMERFREGAKVGEGGCVLVASATFWEGFDVPGDALQLVVIDKLPFPPPNDPLVEARTKRLEAQGRSPFNDYFVPEAVVALKQGAGRLIRTESDQGVLVLCDNRLVTTGYGRRLIAALPPMRPLQTAQDLAQALDALSQDLISKTSTTTF; translated from the coding sequence ATGAGCCACCCCTTGCGTGATTTGGTGCAAGAAGCGTTTGCACCTTTAGGCGTGCTGGCTCGCGCCACCGATCAATTCAGTCCACGCCAAGGTCAGACCGACATGGCCCTGGCCGTGGCCGATGTGGTGGCGCACGGCGGCAGCTTGGTGGTGGAGGCGGGTACAGGTGTAGGTAAAACCTTTGCGTACCTGGTGCCTGCGCTATTGAGTGGTGAGCGCGTGTTGCTCTCGACCGCGACAAAGGCCTTGCAAGACCAGCTGTACGCACGCGATTTGCCGCGCTTGGTACAAGCGCTTAACTTACCCATTCGCTTGGCCTTGCTCAAAGGTCGCTCCAGCTACTTGTGTACCCACCGCATGGAACTGGCGCGACGTGACACGCAGATACCTGATCGCCATACCGTGCACTTGTTGTCGCGTGTGGAAACGTGGTCGCTCAGCACCCGCACGGGTGACTTGGCCGAGCTGCCCGGCTTGGACGAACGCTCGCCCTTGATCCCACTCATCACCTCTAACCGCGAGAACTGTTTGGGCTCGCAATGCCCCAAGTTCAAAACCTGTCACGTCAATGCGGCGCGTCGCGAAGCGTTGGGTGCCGATGTGGTGGTCATCAACCACCATTTGTTTTTTGCCGACATGGCGGTGCGCGAAACAGGCATGGCTGAATTGCTACCCAGTGTGCGTGTGGTCATCTTTGACGAAGCGCATCAGCTCAACGAAGTGGGGGTGAACTTCTTAGGCCATCAACTTGGCACAGCCCAGCTGCTGGATGTGACCCGCGACATGCTGGCCACCGGTTTGCAATTGGCACGCGGTTTGGCCGACTGGCAAGACGTGTGTTCTGGTTTGGAACGCGCCGCACGAGAGTTGCGCCTCATCGGTGGCAAGCGACCTGGCGCTGTGAAATTGCGCTGGACCGAAGATGCGCCAGAGGGCATTCACCCTGGTGTGTGGGAGCAGTCCTTGCAAGATGTGGGCGCAGCCTGCGTGCAGGCGCTGCAAGCTTTAGACACCGTGAGCGAAATTGCGCCCGACTTCATGCGCTTGCATGACCGTGTGGCCGAAATCGCCAAGCGTGTGGATGCCTTCTTGAACCCATGTGCGCCCGATGCCGTGCGTTGGATGGATGTGAGCGCCTCACAAATGCGCTTGATGGAAGCGCCACTCGACATCGCGCAAACCGTGCGCGAGCGTTTGATGAAGCAAGCCTCGGTGATTGCCGACGATGTCAACCCAGAAGAGCCACCGCCTTGGCATGACGAGCCATCGCTGGAAGAAACCTTCGTGGCACATCACGACGCCGATAGCGCCACGCACGAAGACGATGCAACGGCATCGCCTTTTGACGGCGCTTTTCCGATGCGCCCCGTCGAGGACGCACGTCCACGCAGTTGGGTCTTCACGTCCGCCACGTTGGGGGATGACCCGCGCTTGCGTTGGTTCACCGAGCCTTGTGGCTTAGAGTCGGCCACGGTCTTGCGTGTGAGCAGCCCGTTTGATTACCCTGCGCAAGCCTCTCTTTATGTGCCGCGTGACATCGTGCGCCCGAATGACCCCGCGCACAGCGCGCAAGTGGCCACCATTGCCAGCGATGCCGTGCGCCGCTTGGGTGGCCGCACTTTGGTGCTCACCACCACGCTGCGTGCTTTGCGTGCGATTGGCGATGTGATGAAGCAGCAGCTTGAAGGCTCAGCCATCGAAGTGTTGGTGCAGGGCGAATGGCCCAAGCGCCATTTGATGGAGCGTTTTCGCGAAGGTGCAAAAGTCGGTGAGGGCGGTTGCGTATTGGTGGCCTCAGCCACCTTCTGGGAGGGTTTTGATGTGCCGGGCGATGCGCTGCAGCTCGTGGTCATCGACAAACTGCCGTTTCCGCCACCCAATGACCCCTTGGTCGAAGCGCGCACCAAGCGCCTAGAAGCGCAAGGCCGCAGCCCGTTCAACGATTACTTTGTGCCAGAGGCTGTGGTGGCGCTGAAGCAGGGGGCCGGTCGATTGATTCGTACCGAATCAGACCAAGGCGTCTTGGTGTTGTGTGACAACCGCTTGGTCACCACTGGCTATGGCCGTCGGTTGATTGCGGCTTTGCCGCCGATGCGTCCACTGCAAACGGCGCAAGACTTGGCTCAAGCTTTAGATGCGTTGAGCCAAGACCTTATTTCCAAAACTTCCACCACGACTTTTTAG
- a CDS encoding outer membrane protein assembly factor BamD produces MLRLKLSTVWMAIGLSTAILFTGCADSNYDPTKDWSNDKLYNEAKDEMAAGGYDKAIGMYEKLEGRAAGTPLAQQAQLDKAWAQYKTNEPVQAVATLDRFIKLHPASPALDYALYLKGLVNFNDNLGLLSSWAEQDLAERDPKQAKESFEAFRELVVRFPDSKYAADARLRMAFIKNSLARSDVHVARFYYQRGAYVAAINRAQTTVQEYRDVPAVEEALFIMVQSYDKLGLNQLRDDTKRVLETTYPNSALLYPERAVTKKSWWKFWK; encoded by the coding sequence GTGTTACGACTCAAATTATCGACTGTGTGGATGGCCATCGGCCTGTCTACGGCTATTCTTTTCACAGGATGCGCCGACAGCAACTACGATCCCACCAAAGATTGGAGCAATGACAAGCTCTACAACGAAGCCAAAGACGAAATGGCGGCGGGTGGCTACGACAAAGCCATTGGCATGTACGAAAAGCTCGAAGGTCGTGCAGCAGGCACGCCGCTCGCTCAGCAAGCGCAGCTTGACAAAGCCTGGGCGCAATACAAAACCAACGAGCCTGTGCAGGCCGTGGCCACACTCGACCGTTTCATCAAACTCCACCCTGCCAGCCCCGCGTTGGACTATGCGCTGTACCTCAAAGGTTTGGTGAACTTCAACGACAACTTGGGCTTGTTGTCCTCATGGGCCGAACAAGATTTGGCTGAGCGTGACCCCAAGCAAGCGAAAGAATCGTTTGAAGCTTTCCGTGAACTGGTGGTTCGCTTTCCTGACTCAAAGTACGCTGCTGACGCGCGCTTGCGCATGGCGTTCATCAAAAACTCGCTGGCGCGTTCAGATGTTCACGTGGCCCGTTTTTACTACCAACGCGGCGCTTATGTTGCCGCCATCAACCGCGCACAAACCACGGTACAGGAATACCGCGACGTGCCAGCCGTGGAAGAAGCTTTGTTCATCATGGTTCAGTCCTACGACAAGCTGGGCTTGAACCAATTGCGTGACGACACCAAACGCGTGTTGGAAACCACCTACCCTAACTCCGCGTTGTTGTACCCAGAACGCGCCGTGACTAAAAAGTCGTGGTGGAAGTTTTGGAAATAA
- a CDS encoding RluA family pseudouridine synthase: MLDEHVDLIDGPEVETRELVIPSDLHGERLDRALAVLLPEFSRSFSQQLLSEGCVSCVVPTPRVMTKASAKVRMGERYQLILKPTPQSQAFKPEDIPLDVIYEDEDLRVLFKPAGLVVHPAPGNWSGTLLNGLLALDPQAVMLPRAGIVHRLDKDTSGLMIVARTRRAMDALVAMIAEREVHREYLAVAYRKWSGTPVRDIVAAIGRDYRNRLRMAVVDLERLPGKEAHTTFECLSSQEEACLVQCTLHTGRTHQIRVHMAHFGHPLVGDSLYAGPMTLGIDRQALHAFRLSFDHPITGESLKFEAPLPDDMVNLLAGLGLKRPE, translated from the coding sequence TTGCTCGATGAGCATGTCGACCTCATTGACGGTCCCGAGGTGGAAACCCGCGAACTCGTCATTCCCAGTGATTTGCACGGCGAACGCCTTGACCGTGCTTTGGCTGTGTTGCTGCCCGAGTTCTCTCGCAGCTTCTCGCAGCAGCTGCTCAGTGAGGGGTGTGTGAGCTGTGTGGTGCCCACGCCTCGCGTGATGACCAAGGCCTCGGCCAAGGTGCGCATGGGCGAGCGTTACCAGCTCATCTTGAAACCCACACCGCAAAGCCAAGCCTTCAAGCCCGAAGATATTCCGTTGGATGTGATCTACGAAGACGAAGACCTGCGCGTGCTCTTCAAGCCGGCTGGCTTGGTGGTCCACCCCGCACCAGGCAACTGGAGTGGCACGTTGCTCAATGGTTTGTTGGCCTTAGACCCGCAAGCGGTCATGTTGCCCCGTGCAGGCATCGTGCACCGCTTAGACAAAGACACCAGCGGCTTGATGATCGTGGCGCGCACCCGCCGCGCGATGGATGCCTTGGTGGCCATGATTGCTGAGCGCGAAGTCCACCGTGAATATTTGGCCGTCGCGTATCGCAAATGGAGTGGCACACCGGTGCGCGACATTGTGGCTGCGATTGGCCGCGACTACCGCAACCGCTTACGCATGGCTGTGGTCGACCTCGAGCGCTTGCCCGGCAAAGAAGCCCACACCACGTTTGAGTGCCTGAGCAGCCAAGAGGAAGCCTGTTTGGTGCAGTGCACCTTGCACACGGGCCGTACACATCAAATCCGTGTCCACATGGCGCACTTTGGCCATCCGCTGGTGGGCGACTCGCTCTACGCTGGCCCCATGACCTTGGGCATTGACCGCCAAGCTTTGCACGCATTCCGTTTGAGCTTTGACCACCCCATCACGGGCGAGTCCCTGAAGTTTGAAGCGCCGCTGCCTGACGATATGGTCAATTTGCTGGCGGGTTTGGGCCTGAAGCGCCCCGAATAA
- the scpB gene encoding SMC-Scp complex subunit ScpB — MNTVDAKRVLETALICSHQPIQIRDLRVLFSDALGADTIRTLLEELQLDWAQRGVELVQVATGWRFQSRPEMREYLDRLNPEKPPKYSRAVMETLAIIAYRQPVTRGDMEDVRGVTINSLVLKQLEDRGWVEVIGHRETVGRPSLYATTRQFLDDLGLASLDQLPVYDSAQAQANAFARLGEDDPSLQMDMALESAESVEITTPAEGNAAEVATQAPTALSDEAPIFELSSPRDPAPTGDDTHEH; from the coding sequence ATGAACACCGTGGATGCCAAGCGCGTACTTGAGACCGCCCTGATTTGTTCGCACCAACCGATTCAGATTCGCGATTTGCGCGTGCTGTTCTCTGACGCCTTGGGCGCAGACACCATTCGCACCTTGCTCGAAGAGTTGCAGCTCGATTGGGCGCAACGTGGCGTTGAGCTGGTGCAAGTGGCCACCGGTTGGCGCTTCCAAAGCCGCCCAGAAATGCGCGAGTATTTGGACCGTCTGAACCCCGAGAAGCCTCCTAAATACTCACGCGCCGTGATGGAAACCTTGGCCATCATTGCCTACCGCCAGCCCGTGACCCGTGGTGACATGGAAGACGTGCGCGGGGTGACCATCAACTCATTGGTCCTCAAACAACTCGAAGACCGCGGCTGGGTTGAAGTCATTGGCCACCGCGAAACCGTGGGCCGTCCTTCTTTGTACGCCACCACGCGTCAGTTTTTGGACGACCTGGGCTTGGCCTCGCTCGACCAACTGCCCGTGTATGACAGCGCCCAAGCGCAAGCCAACGCCTTTGCCCGCTTGGGTGAAGACGATCCATCGTTGCAAATGGACATGGCCCTCGAGTCCGCTGAGTCAGTTGAAATCACAACGCCTGCCGAAGGCAATGCGGCTGAAGTGGCAACCCAAGCCCCGACGGCTCTCAGCGACGAAGCCCCTATTTTTGAACTTTCCTCACCCAGAGACCCCGCCCCAACCGGCGACGACACGCATGAACACTAA
- a CDS encoding pseudouridine synthase, with translation MRLKWQPKPRRLSATKPLFLNFPHPETPPQPATTRMNTKHHDLGGKPTEAHDEFLDDDETVFDFDDVVSGEFDAELIRAEAAPEKRVLLPQPESPKLHKVLAQSGLGSRIEMERLIAEGHVAVNNEVAHVGQRVQFGDQIKVNGRQLKVRIAPPPPRVIAYHKPAGEVVTTDDPQNRPTVFRRLPRLYQGKWQSVGRLDLNTEGLLLFTSSGELANQLMHPRFGLQREYAVRSLGKLSKDQKEQLITGIQLDDGPAQFGSIEEGGGEGSNCWYRVTISEGRNREVRRMFEAVGHAVSRLIRIRYGAMVLPRGLKRGAFVELGERDIRALMEAAGAEAPMQSGPSRHDRSERANSRRRGNSIGPRPSTPRAAEERSGPERLVRTERRRGGKPPERAPQPDPMQTSVGYIGADSYAEERQRKKDGQKAFKAGLVGGPRPSSSAAPRRGGSAGGSFGGGRSGGGNSGGAGGNRGRGGR, from the coding sequence ATGCGGCTGAAGTGGCAACCCAAGCCCCGACGGCTCTCAGCGACGAAGCCCCTATTTTTGAACTTTCCTCACCCAGAGACCCCGCCCCAACCGGCGACGACACGCATGAACACTAAACACCACGACCTGGGTGGCAAGCCAACCGAAGCACACGACGAGTTCTTGGACGACGACGAAACCGTTTTTGATTTTGACGATGTGGTCTCAGGCGAGTTCGATGCTGAACTCATTCGCGCTGAAGCCGCACCCGAAAAACGTGTGTTGTTGCCACAACCCGAATCGCCTAAGTTGCACAAAGTCTTGGCCCAGTCGGGCTTGGGCTCACGCATCGAGATGGAGCGCCTGATTGCCGAAGGCCATGTGGCTGTCAACAACGAAGTGGCCCACGTGGGCCAACGCGTGCAGTTTGGTGACCAAATCAAGGTCAATGGCCGTCAGCTCAAGGTGCGCATTGCGCCGCCGCCACCGCGCGTCATCGCGTACCACAAGCCTGCTGGCGAAGTGGTGACCACCGATGACCCACAAAACCGTCCCACCGTGTTCCGCCGGTTGCCACGCCTGTACCAAGGCAAATGGCAATCTGTGGGCCGTTTGGACTTGAACACCGAAGGCTTGTTGCTGTTCACCAGCTCGGGCGAACTGGCCAACCAGCTGATGCACCCACGCTTTGGCTTGCAACGCGAATACGCGGTGCGCTCGCTGGGCAAGCTCAGCAAAGACCAAAAAGAACAACTCATCACTGGCATTCAACTCGACGACGGTCCCGCCCAATTTGGCTCGATCGAAGAGGGCGGCGGCGAGGGCTCCAACTGTTGGTACCGCGTCACGATTTCTGAAGGTCGCAACCGCGAAGTGCGCCGCATGTTCGAAGCTGTCGGCCACGCTGTCAGCCGTTTGATTCGCATCCGTTACGGCGCCATGGTATTGCCACGCGGCTTGAAGCGTGGCGCCTTTGTGGAGTTGGGCGAGCGCGACATTCGCGCCTTGATGGAAGCTGCCGGCGCCGAGGCGCCGATGCAAAGCGGCCCCTCACGCCATGACCGCAGCGAGCGCGCCAACAGCCGCCGTCGCGGCAACAGCATTGGCCCACGTCCATCCACACCACGCGCGGCCGAAGAGCGCAGTGGCCCCGAACGTTTGGTTCGCACCGAGCGCCGCCGCGGTGGCAAGCCGCCAGAGCGTGCACCGCAGCCAGATCCGATGCAAACCTCGGTGGGCTACATCGGTGCAGACAGCTATGCCGAGGAGCGTCAACGCAAAAAAGATGGCCAAAAAGCCTTCAAGGCCGGCTTGGTCGGTGGTCCACGTCCGTCAAGCAGTGCTGCGCCACGACGCGGCGGTTCTGCAGGCGGTAGCTTCGGCGGTGGCCGCTCAGGTGGCGGTAATAGCGGCGGTGCGGGTGGCAACCGTGGTCGAGGTGGCCGATAA
- the ndk gene encoding nucleoside-diphosphate kinase, which translates to MTERTLSIIKPDAVAKNVIGQIYARFEAAGLKVVAARMAHLSRGEAEQFYAVHKARPFFKDLVDFMVSGPVMIQVLEGEGAILKNRDLMGATNPKDAAPGTIRADFADSIDANAVHGSDAAETAAVEIGFFFAGMNVYGH; encoded by the coding sequence ATGACCGAACGTACTCTCTCCATCATCAAGCCAGACGCAGTTGCTAAGAACGTCATCGGCCAAATCTACGCACGTTTCGAAGCTGCTGGCTTGAAAGTTGTGGCTGCTCGCATGGCTCACCTGTCACGCGGCGAAGCTGAACAGTTCTACGCTGTGCACAAAGCACGTCCTTTCTTCAAAGATTTGGTTGACTTCATGGTCTCTGGCCCTGTCATGATCCAAGTGCTCGAAGGCGAAGGCGCTATCTTGAAAAACCGTGACTTGATGGGCGCAACTAACCCTAAAGACGCAGCGCCTGGCACCATCCGTGCTGACTTCGCTGACAGCATCGATGCCAACGCTGTGCACGGTTCTGACGCCGCTGAGACAGCCGCTGTTGAAATCGGCTTCTTCTTCGCCGGCATGAACGTTTACGGTCACTAA